The Flavobacterium jumunjinense genome includes a region encoding these proteins:
- a CDS encoding PLP-dependent aminotransferase family protein, with translation MEDNKVLKYIKDVLENRPNDWLSITTHRLDIYDEKLAKTQFVEAFDNLFKNNNSSTSALSELPTAYDYIRLGHPLSCVLEWGIANLLHIKPENVISFSSKTIPILAILRKNLFENKNTQIVYTGQLSDCFDAEVLKLVYGYKFELKKVEKADDVEKFNGSTVFVSEQEDISAVSFNAMIDFFITIHPQFGSVLLVNGEQNESYVSEIQHVRRRETIAMTPANCLTALNLLVDATFIEPNKNNVAVNKKEVLHSIETITNAPTKALVGSSGLSIQYAIMMGLIHHAQENHKGKAIKFVVPPNCYGGTNDQARRVAACLENVEVVDLPVDGGNDMVKSIDVVLAKIAKEDAIPYIIAEIPTNPRVEVPDLIQLKNVLSQERKTAKGEIAIDPVFILDQTFCPNVHFLGEEDILSTVRTISFASGSKFPSGGQCTAGYCVGNKKTEALMEKIEKHLLLCDNEATILQYEILAKQLPSMNQRIIDAYKNTREFVNFIHEVLPTAKINFVSEALAEEGFTPSVFSLDLPTKGNTDEERETYKRALNLKLINLMITEIPNESKYCVSYGQLKGCYWTIPATSTQGTTKEGDKDYIARVALSANMDLERHKKVFLDFVAAI, from the coding sequence ATGGAAGACAATAAAGTGTTAAAATATATTAAAGATGTATTAGAAAATAGACCAAATGACTGGTTAAGTATAACAACACATCGACTAGATATTTATGATGAAAAATTAGCGAAAACTCAATTCGTAGAAGCGTTTGATAATTTGTTTAAAAACAATAACTCCAGTACATCTGCATTAAGTGAATTACCTACTGCTTATGATTATATTCGATTAGGTCATCCTTTATCTTGTGTACTAGAATGGGGAATTGCGAACCTACTTCATATAAAACCAGAAAATGTAATCAGTTTTTCATCTAAAACGATTCCTATTTTGGCAATTTTAAGAAAAAATCTATTCGAAAATAAGAATACACAAATCGTTTATACAGGTCAATTGTCTGATTGTTTTGATGCTGAGGTGTTAAAATTGGTTTATGGTTATAAGTTCGAATTAAAGAAAGTTGAAAAAGCTGATGATGTAGAGAAATTTAATGGTAGTACTGTTTTTGTTTCAGAACAAGAAGATATCTCTGCAGTAAGTTTTAATGCAATGATTGACTTTTTTATCACTATTCATCCTCAATTTGGAAGTGTTTTGTTAGTAAATGGAGAACAAAACGAAAGTTATGTTTCAGAAATTCAACATGTACGAAGAAGAGAAACCATTGCAATGACACCTGCAAATTGTCTCACTGCTTTAAACTTACTAGTTGATGCCACTTTTATTGAGCCGAATAAAAACAATGTAGCAGTTAACAAAAAGGAAGTGCTACATTCAATTGAAACCATTACTAATGCGCCAACAAAGGCATTAGTTGGATCTAGTGGGCTGTCAATTCAATATGCAATTATGATGGGGTTAATTCACCATGCACAAGAAAATCATAAAGGAAAAGCAATTAAGTTTGTTGTTCCTCCCAACTGTTATGGTGGAACAAACGACCAAGCAAGACGTGTAGCTGCTTGTTTAGAGAATGTAGAAGTGGTAGACTTACCAGTAGATGGTGGTAATGATATGGTGAAAAGCATTGATGTAGTTTTGGCTAAAATTGCTAAAGAAGATGCAATTCCTTACATCATAGCTGAAATTCCAACCAATCCAAGAGTTGAAGTGCCAGATTTGATACAATTAAAAAATGTTTTAAGTCAAGAACGTAAAACAGCAAAAGGAGAAATAGCAATTGATCCTGTTTTTATTTTAGATCAAACATTTTGTCCTAATGTACACTTTTTAGGCGAAGAAGATATACTTTCAACCGTTAGAACTATTTCATTTGCAAGCGGATCTAAATTTCCAAGTGGTGGGCAATGTACTGCTGGTTACTGTGTCGGAAATAAAAAAACAGAAGCTTTGATGGAAAAAATTGAAAAGCATCTACTACTTTGCGATAATGAAGCGACTATTCTTCAATATGAAATATTAGCAAAACAATTACCATCAATGAATCAAAGAATTATTGATGCTTATAAAAACACACGTGAGTTTGTGAACTTTATTCATGAAGTATTACCAACGGCAAAAATCAATTTTGTTTCAGAAGCATTGGCAGAAGAAGGATTTACACCTTCCGTTTTTTCGTTAGATCTTCCAACAAAAGGAAATACAGACGAAGAAAGAGAAACCTATAAAAGAGCATTAAATCTTAAGTTAATCAACCTAATGATTACTGAAATTCCAAATGAAAGTAAATATTGCGTGAGTTACGGACAGTTGAAAGGATGTTACTGGACAATTCCTGCTACTTCTACACAAGGAACTACAAAAGAAGGAGATAAAGATTATATTGCTCGTGTCGCACTTTCTGCAAATATGGATTTAGAGCGTCACAAAAAGGTGTTTTTAGATTTTGTAGCAGCTATTTAA
- a CDS encoding alpha/beta hydrolase, with the protein MKNKFYSLLILFLLSLSVFGQNTKKPFTIGETVSLTSEILAQERLINIYLPEGYEKNDSIPYPVIYLLDGSSNEDFIHVCGLVQFLNLQLNMPKTIVVGIANIDRKHDLTFPTEIEDLKKDYPTTGGSEKFISFIEKELQPYIIKNYKVSDKKYLLGQSLGGLLATEILFKKPELFTNYIIISPSLWWDDQSLLNEASKYLEKIKKRVYVYVAVGEEHKVMIKDAKALAATLKKFPKAITTDFHFFPKENHATILHNSLYHAFLLEFPYKEPK; encoded by the coding sequence ATGAAAAACAAATTCTATTCATTACTAATTCTATTTTTATTATCATTATCCGTCTTTGGTCAAAACACGAAAAAACCTTTCACAATTGGAGAAACTGTTTCTCTAACTTCTGAAATACTTGCTCAGGAAAGATTAATTAATATTTATTTACCAGAAGGTTATGAGAAGAATGACTCTATTCCTTATCCTGTAATCTATCTTTTAGACGGTTCTTCTAATGAGGATTTTATACACGTTTGTGGTTTGGTTCAGTTTTTAAATTTACAATTGAATATGCCAAAAACAATTGTTGTTGGTATTGCAAACATTGACAGAAAACATGATCTTACTTTCCCTACTGAAATTGAAGACTTAAAGAAAGATTACCCAACTACTGGTGGATCAGAAAAATTCATTTCTTTCATTGAAAAAGAATTACAACCCTACATCATTAAAAATTACAAAGTATCTGATAAAAAATATTTACTAGGACAATCATTAGGAGGATTATTAGCCACCGAAATTTTGTTTAAAAAACCAGAATTATTCACTAACTACATTATAATCAGTCCGAGTTTATGGTGGGACGATCAATCATTATTAAACGAAGCTTCTAAATATTTAGAAAAAATTAAAAAGAGAGTATATGTTTATGTAGCAGTTGGAGAAGAACACAAAGTAATGATTAAAGATGCTAAAGCTTTGGCCGCAACATTAAAGAAATTCCCAAAAGCAATAACTACAGATTTTCATTTTTTTCCAAAAGAAAATCATGCTACAATTTTGCATAACAGTTTGTATCATGCTTTTTTATTAGAATTTCCATATAAAGAACCAAAATAA
- a CDS encoding TolB-like translocation protein produces MTRRLFLFSFIFSVLISFSQEKIKPTTAYNFLSAYQNVRDIAISKDEKEIYFTIQSSDEQVSKIAYVTKEKNKWSNVKLASFSSAHRDIEPFLSSDGLRLYYASNQPLNDSISESKDYDIWYAERKNKKSDWSKPIRLGNNVNSDKDEFYPSIADNGNLYFTSENNQSLGKDDIFVCKWNNNSYSKPENLGVTINSDGYEFNAFIAPNETFLIYTCYKREDGFGSGDMYISYRNENNEWEKAKNLGNEINSSMMDYCPFYDSKNKILYFTSKRNTVTNKQFNSFDEFQKEINKNENGFSRIYKYNISL; encoded by the coding sequence ATGACACGAAGACTATTCCTATTCAGTTTTATATTTTCAGTTTTAATCAGTTTCAGTCAAGAAAAAATAAAACCTACTACTGCTTATAATTTTTTAAGCGCTTATCAAAACGTTAGAGACATTGCTATATCTAAAGATGAAAAAGAAATTTATTTCACAATTCAAAGTTCAGACGAACAAGTTTCTAAAATAGCCTACGTAACTAAAGAAAAAAACAAATGGAGCAACGTTAAATTAGCATCATTTTCAAGTGCGCATCGCGATATTGAGCCTTTTTTATCATCCGATGGGTTACGCTTATATTATGCCTCAAACCAACCATTAAATGATTCCATTTCTGAAAGTAAAGATTATGACATTTGGTATGCTGAACGAAAAAACAAAAAATCAGATTGGTCAAAACCAATACGATTAGGAAACAACGTCAATTCGGACAAAGATGAGTTTTATCCATCTATTGCAGACAATGGAAATTTATATTTCACTTCTGAAAACAATCAATCCTTAGGGAAAGATGATATTTTCGTTTGCAAATGGAATAATAACAGTTATTCGAAACCCGAAAACTTAGGGGTAACTATTAATAGTGATGGTTATGAATTCAATGCTTTTATTGCTCCAAATGAGACTTTTTTAATCTATACTTGTTACAAACGAGAAGATGGTTTTGGAAGTGGAGATATGTATATTAGCTATCGAAATGAAAATAATGAATGGGAAAAAGCTAAGAATTTAGGTAATGAAATAAACTCATCCATGATGGATTATTGTCCTTTCTACGATTCTAAAAACAAAATACTTTATTTTACTAGTAAAAGAAATACTGTTACAAATAAACAATTCAACTCTTTTGATGAATTTCAAAAAGAGATAAACAAGAATGAAAATGGATTTAGTAGAATTTATAAATACAACATTTCGCTATAA
- a CDS encoding TonB-dependent receptor domain-containing protein codes for MKKLIVLFVIFFQGINVVFAQQTETKEKEKEVDLNEVVLVKKKKAIEQKPDRTIFDFESQAHLNSGSVLEGLKKLPGLIVSDVAGMMYQGKQLDVFLDGRPLNISSNDLNAFLEGMPANSIEKVEIITQPGAEFPATSGGAIINVITSRRAKSYLSATYSSGANFTNYDKFRARFNNSLMLSSKNKYFGWQLNVGQNYRESALWSTVTNRVNNTNTILSDTEADRIGRSTFAKSAMTIDFKRDRLLFNYDVNYNNNDSYVLGSGLGFQTNDFSKNKNIRQDAVATYQKRFDAIDKKLDFKFNFIRNNNDFNLDSRFMNVNVLDNSSVQDYFNFKADYSEEIKILDEGKISVGTLYDNLSFETKQDGTTNLDYTRRTAATYLEFQSSYKSFDFILGGRAEDYSIKGKTDTNDLTPFNQFRFFPNASVQYNFAPQIYFNVNYNKKINLPSTSSLNPNNTNYQNPNVNYSGNPQLQPTIFDNFGMKISAFDYAFIGYSISSAKNQVINRVLENSNVVSNTSINVPELKIHNFNVGLPIPYMLFTKGLKETMKFDFNPDKINFLYAYAGYQIHQIPDLDTKGFWIFNLMSQIVLPKDIKFITNYNYSTTKGNYYYFVAEESFSHSLDVTLSKKFLNDKLSISINFDDILNTNKQGFGSSGTDLLLQSKSDTRRFGFTLNYKIPTKNKLAKEDPNMLNKNKKEESDPVLN; via the coding sequence GTGAAGAAATTAATTGTGTTGTTTGTTATCTTTTTTCAAGGAATAAATGTTGTGTTTGCACAACAAACTGAAACGAAAGAGAAAGAAAAGGAAGTAGACCTAAATGAGGTAGTACTTGTAAAAAAGAAAAAAGCTATTGAGCAAAAACCAGATAGAACCATATTTGATTTCGAATCGCAGGCCCATTTAAATTCGGGTTCTGTTTTAGAAGGTCTGAAGAAGTTACCAGGTTTAATCGTTTCTGATGTTGCAGGAATGATGTATCAAGGAAAACAATTAGACGTGTTTTTAGACGGAAGACCTTTGAATATTTCATCTAACGATTTGAATGCTTTTTTAGAAGGTATGCCAGCAAATAGTATTGAAAAAGTCGAGATTATCACACAACCAGGAGCAGAATTTCCAGCAACTTCTGGTGGAGCTATTATAAATGTTATTACTAGTAGAAGAGCAAAAAGCTATTTGAGCGCAACCTATTCTTCGGGAGCTAATTTTACAAATTATGATAAATTTAGAGCGCGTTTTAACAATAGTTTGATGTTGAGTTCTAAAAATAAATATTTTGGTTGGCAATTAAATGTTGGTCAAAACTATAGAGAAAGCGCGCTATGGTCTACTGTTACCAATAGAGTAAATAATACAAATACTATTTTATCAGATACAGAAGCAGACAGAATTGGTAGAAGTACTTTTGCAAAATCGGCAATGACAATCGATTTTAAAAGAGATAGATTATTGTTTAATTATGATGTGAATTACAATAATAATGATTCCTATGTGTTGGGTTCTGGTTTAGGTTTTCAAACGAACGATTTTAGTAAGAACAAAAACATTCGTCAAGATGCAGTAGCAACCTATCAGAAACGATTTGATGCAATCGACAAGAAGTTAGATTTTAAGTTTAATTTTATTAGAAATAATAACGATTTTAATTTAGATTCTAGATTCATGAATGTGAATGTATTAGATAATTCATCGGTGCAAGATTATTTTAATTTTAAAGCCGATTACTCAGAAGAAATAAAAATTCTAGATGAAGGGAAAATTAGTGTAGGTACTTTGTATGATAACTTATCGTTTGAAACAAAACAAGACGGTACTACAAACTTAGATTATACGAGAAGAACAGCAGCAACCTATTTAGAATTCCAATCTTCCTATAAGAGTTTCGATTTCATTCTTGGAGGAAGAGCTGAAGATTATTCTATAAAAGGAAAAACAGATACGAACGATTTAACACCTTTCAATCAATTCCGTTTTTTTCCAAATGCAAGTGTTCAATATAATTTTGCTCCACAAATTTATTTCAATGTAAATTACAATAAGAAAATAAATTTACCAAGTACATCGTCATTGAATCCGAATAATACCAATTATCAAAATCCTAATGTTAACTATTCAGGAAATCCACAATTGCAACCTACTATTTTTGATAACTTCGGAATGAAAATTAGTGCCTTCGATTATGCTTTTATTGGCTATAGTATTAGTAGTGCTAAAAATCAAGTAATAAATAGAGTGTTAGAAAATAGTAATGTGGTTTCTAATACATCTATAAATGTTCCTGAACTAAAAATACATAACTTTAATGTTGGTTTACCAATACCTTATATGTTGTTTACAAAAGGACTAAAAGAAACAATGAAGTTTGATTTTAATCCAGATAAAATAAACTTTCTATATGCATATGCAGGTTATCAAATTCATCAAATACCAGATTTAGACACAAAAGGGTTTTGGATTTTTAATCTAATGTCTCAAATAGTATTACCAAAAGATATTAAATTTATTACGAATTATAATTATAGCACAACAAAAGGGAATTACTATTATTTTGTAGCAGAAGAATCATTTAGTCATAGTCTAGATGTTACACTTTCTAAGAAATTCTTAAATGATAAATTGTCCATTTCTATTAATTTTGATGATATATTGAATACAAATAAACAAGGATTTGGTTCATCGGGAACAGATTTGTTACTTCAAAGCAAATCAGACACAAGAAGGTTTGGCTTTACTTTGAACTATAAAATTCCAACCAAGAATAAACTTGCCAAAGAAGATCCAAACATGTTGAATAAGAATAAAAAAGAGGAAAGTGATCCTGTTTTGAATTAG